In Halobacteriovorax marinus SJ, the following proteins share a genomic window:
- a CDS encoding methyl-accepting chemotaxis protein — protein sequence MRSNLILVGLGIVSATLAGVGFYLEFSKVIWATIVVGFNFSLLYLLYSKGRTITFIEEILKDLEKSNRVILGTSDQILNTNRELEEGSLEQSESLHETATALDEINAMAQRSSANCENSTELSRECVSAAGKGKEAVLNLRSSFSKMKEGNITFSNYISESNNKILEISNVIKEINAKTKVINDIVF from the coding sequence ATGAGAAGTAATTTGATATTAGTAGGACTAGGAATTGTGAGTGCTACACTTGCTGGAGTAGGATTTTATTTAGAATTCTCGAAGGTCATTTGGGCAACCATTGTGGTTGGGTTTAATTTCTCATTACTCTATCTGCTCTATAGTAAGGGAAGAACAATTACATTTATTGAAGAAATCCTAAAGGATCTAGAAAAGTCTAATAGAGTTATTCTGGGAACATCGGATCAAATTTTAAATACCAATAGAGAGTTAGAAGAGGGCTCTCTTGAGCAATCAGAGTCTTTACATGAGACAGCAACAGCTCTTGATGAGATCAATGCTATGGCGCAGAGAAGTTCTGCGAATTGTGAGAATTCTACGGAGCTTTCAAGAGAGTGTGTAAGTGCAGCGGGAAAAGGAAAAGAAGCCGTATTAAATCTCAGATCAAGTTTTTCCAAAATGAAAGAAGGTAATATTACTTTTTCAAATTATATTTCGGAGTCAAATAATAAGATTTTAGAAATCAGTAATGTGATAAAAGAGATTAATGCTAAAACAAAAGTTATTAACGATATCGTCTTTTAA
- the priA gene encoding replication restart helicase PriA has translation MKTYCKVAVKYPGPEGILTYECPTDFEVKRGDLVEVPLGRRKAAGCVVATGLGQDSVKEELEKYKLKPVSSKENELFSLSENELKLYEWMSRYYHYNLGMTIIECMPKILKRPRAVEFVEGLGEELPHELNPEQSLSFESIYSNVSGGFERFYIHGVTGSGKTSIYLKLMKKVLESGKSVLFLLPEINLTPQFTQTFAKYLSCKVFPYHSGVGDSEKNAIWKELKENKSPVLVMGVRSSVFLPIEDLGLVIVDEEHDQSFKQSDRCPYNGRDVAIKKAQLANAPVVLGSATPTVENYHSYSSKSENYFSLKKRAAGGFPEVELIDCREEKRLNRGSFKENELWPIHSKSLLAIKDKLAKGEQVLVFVNRLGFANYLQCRSCGFKFEDPNTNTPLRYFKGKNILKSAHSDYEIPTPDVCPECGNMSLLQQGFGTEKIQEVLQKHLEGYNIERFDRDEIKNVKQLEDKLTRFHNKEIDVFVGTQMLSKGHNFEKVNLVLVLGVDSIMNFPDFRAIEKAYQLITQINGRAGRYSPDAKVLIQTLTPGNKVFDYIKDHSFSEFYEDELMIREISKFPPFAKMAAIYFNSRFRSKLADNVVSVAATLKDVIAKNHLEVDILGPSPAMIEKRLNQYTWYIALKSHDINHLHKVLSFFERSYNRSNSISYKIDVDPYQIY, from the coding sequence GTGAAAACTTATTGCAAAGTCGCAGTTAAGTATCCAGGTCCAGAGGGTATTTTAACCTATGAATGCCCTACTGATTTTGAAGTCAAAAGAGGGGACTTAGTAGAAGTCCCTCTTGGTAGAAGAAAAGCTGCTGGTTGTGTTGTGGCAACTGGCCTTGGCCAAGATTCAGTCAAAGAAGAATTAGAAAAATATAAATTAAAGCCGGTGAGTTCTAAGGAAAATGAGCTCTTTAGTCTTAGTGAGAATGAGCTAAAGCTCTATGAGTGGATGTCTCGCTATTATCACTATAATTTAGGCATGACTATTATTGAATGTATGCCTAAGATTTTAAAAAGGCCGCGAGCAGTAGAGTTTGTTGAAGGCCTTGGTGAAGAACTTCCTCATGAGTTAAATCCTGAGCAGAGCCTAAGCTTTGAAAGTATTTACAGTAATGTAAGCGGTGGCTTTGAGCGCTTCTATATTCATGGTGTAACAGGTTCTGGAAAAACATCTATTTACTTAAAGTTAATGAAGAAAGTCTTAGAGAGCGGAAAGTCCGTTCTCTTTCTCTTACCTGAAATAAATTTAACACCTCAATTCACTCAAACATTTGCTAAGTATTTAAGTTGTAAAGTCTTTCCCTACCACAGTGGAGTGGGAGACTCTGAAAAGAATGCCATATGGAAAGAGTTAAAGGAAAATAAATCTCCTGTACTTGTTATGGGGGTGAGAAGTTCCGTTTTTCTACCAATTGAAGACTTAGGTTTAGTTATTGTCGATGAAGAGCATGATCAATCTTTTAAGCAGAGTGATCGTTGTCCATACAATGGAAGAGATGTGGCGATTAAAAAGGCCCAGCTTGCAAATGCACCAGTGGTCCTTGGCTCGGCAACTCCAACAGTAGAAAATTATCACAGCTATAGTAGTAAGAGTGAGAATTATTTCTCACTAAAAAAGAGGGCCGCAGGTGGATTCCCTGAAGTTGAGTTGATTGATTGTAGGGAGGAGAAGAGACTTAACAGAGGAAGCTTTAAAGAGAATGAGCTTTGGCCTATTCATTCAAAGTCTTTATTAGCAATAAAAGATAAGCTAGCAAAAGGGGAGCAAGTTCTCGTCTTTGTGAACCGCTTAGGCTTTGCAAATTATCTACAATGTCGAAGTTGTGGATTTAAATTCGAAGACCCAAATACAAATACTCCTCTTCGCTATTTTAAGGGTAAAAATATTCTAAAAAGTGCCCATAGTGATTACGAGATTCCTACTCCAGATGTTTGTCCCGAATGTGGGAATATGAGTTTATTACAGCAAGGCTTTGGAACGGAGAAGATCCAAGAGGTACTTCAAAAGCATTTAGAAGGTTACAATATTGAGAGATTTGACCGAGATGAAATAAAGAATGTAAAGCAACTAGAGGATAAGTTAACAAGATTTCACAATAAAGAAATTGATGTCTTTGTTGGAACTCAGATGCTCTCTAAAGGCCATAACTTTGAAAAAGTAAATTTAGTGCTTGTTCTAGGTGTTGATTCTATTATGAACTTCCCTGACTTTAGGGCCATAGAAAAAGCATATCAGTTAATTACTCAGATCAATGGTCGCGCTGGAAGATATTCCCCTGATGCCAAGGTTCTTATTCAAACTCTAACCCCAGGAAATAAAGTCTTTGATTATATAAAAGATCACTCATTCTCTGAGTTCTATGAAGATGAGCTTATGATTAGAGAGATTTCTAAATTTCCTCCTTTTGCAAAGATGGCGGCCATCTACTTTAACTCAAGATTTAGAAGTAAATTGGCCGATAATGTCGTCTCTGTTGCTGCAACCTTAAAAGATGTCATCGCTAAAAACCATTTAGAGGTGGATATTCTTGGCCCATCTCCGGCCATGATAGAAAAGAGACTTAACCAATATACGTGGTATATTGCTCTCAAATCACATGATATTAATCATCTTCATAAGGTATTAAGTTTTTTTGAACGCTCCTATAACCGATCAAATTCAATAAGTTATAAGATTGATGTTGATCCATATCAGATTTACTGA
- the cysS gene encoding cysteine--tRNA ligase yields MSLKIYNTLSRSKEEFKPLVEGKVKLYLCGPTVYDLLHIGNFRGAITFNLVRNWLELSGYDVTFVYNYTDVDDKIIKRANDEGVEPIVISEKYIAEFEKDFNRLGLKKHTHNPKVTEFMDEIINYVETLIKNDKAYEIDGEVFYAIDNYTDYGKLSKKNLDELNAGQRVEVDSRKRNPYDFVLWKPSKEGEPHWTSPWGEGRPGWHIECSAMIKAILGETIDIHGGGIDLIFPHHENEIAQGEGCNCTKYCNYWMHNEFINLKDEKMSKSLGNVITGRAFMDQYHPEVLKFLMLSAHYRSNFNVTDEKIHQVISGLRRVYETLATVDTILDTFEKSESGKVNKNFQTTLTNSDAKIKKSLDDDFSTAEVVATIFEVVRTFNGLNLLKKKKDVNSWTTAKAFKDWIQRYGQMMALFQEEPVQFLSSIDDIMIKEKNLDREKILELVKMREEARENKDWDKADEARDALHAMGIDFSDTPEGVKWNVKV; encoded by the coding sequence ATGTCATTGAAAATTTATAACACGCTGAGTAGGTCAAAGGAAGAATTTAAACCATTAGTTGAGGGCAAGGTTAAGCTCTATCTATGCGGTCCAACTGTTTACGATCTTCTTCACATTGGAAACTTTAGAGGTGCTATTACTTTCAACTTAGTTCGCAATTGGTTAGAGCTTAGTGGATACGACGTGACTTTCGTTTACAACTATACAGATGTTGACGATAAAATTATTAAAAGAGCGAATGACGAAGGTGTTGAGCCAATCGTTATCTCTGAGAAATATATTGCAGAGTTTGAAAAAGATTTCAATCGTCTTGGACTGAAAAAACATACTCACAATCCAAAAGTAACAGAGTTTATGGATGAGATTATTAATTATGTTGAAACTCTAATTAAGAATGATAAGGCCTATGAAATTGATGGTGAGGTTTTCTACGCTATAGATAATTACACTGATTACGGAAAATTATCTAAGAAGAACTTAGATGAACTCAATGCGGGTCAAAGAGTTGAAGTTGATTCAAGAAAGAGAAATCCATATGACTTCGTTCTTTGGAAACCATCTAAAGAAGGTGAGCCACATTGGACATCTCCTTGGGGAGAGGGAAGACCTGGCTGGCATATTGAGTGTTCAGCAATGATAAAAGCAATACTCGGAGAAACAATTGATATTCATGGTGGGGGAATAGATTTAATTTTCCCACACCACGAAAATGAAATTGCTCAAGGTGAAGGATGTAATTGCACTAAGTATTGTAACTATTGGATGCACAATGAGTTTATTAATCTAAAAGATGAGAAGATGTCTAAGTCTCTAGGTAATGTTATTACTGGTAGGGCCTTTATGGATCAATATCATCCAGAAGTATTAAAGTTTCTTATGCTCTCTGCTCATTACAGAAGTAACTTCAATGTAACAGATGAGAAAATTCATCAAGTGATATCAGGACTTAGAAGAGTCTACGAAACATTGGCCACTGTGGATACGATCTTAGATACATTTGAAAAAAGTGAATCGGGAAAGGTAAATAAGAATTTCCAAACAACGTTAACAAACTCTGATGCAAAGATTAAAAAATCTCTAGATGATGACTTCAGTACGGCTGAAGTTGTGGCAACAATATTTGAAGTTGTTAGAACATTTAACGGTTTAAATCTTTTAAAGAAAAAGAAAGATGTAAATTCATGGACAACAGCCAAGGCCTTTAAAGATTGGATTCAAAGATACGGACAAATGATGGCACTCTTTCAAGAGGAGCCAGTTCAATTTCTAAGTTCTATTGATGACATTATGATCAAAGAGAAAAACTTAGATAGAGAAAAAATTCTTGAGTTAGTGAAAATGAGAGAAGAGGCCAGAGAAAATAAAGATTGGGATAAAGCCGATGAGGCGAGAGATGCTCTTCACGCTATGGGAATTGACTTTAGCGATACTCCAGAGGGAGTAAAGTGGAATGTTAAGGTATAA
- a CDS encoding dihydroorotase, with the protein MEKFDLIIKGGTCILESGPKKRDLAVKDGKIHVLDKSEDLSATKIIDANGKHIFPGLIDTQVHFREPGLTHKEDLASGSLAAVLGGVTTYLEMPNTTPPTTTKEAILEKISLAKSKSLANFGFYMGGTAENLEELKKAKDIEGCCGIKIFLGSSTGNLLLYKRDKLEEIFKNTTGIIALHSENEEMLVQRKSVRDNATSAHEHANWRNVETALTSTKRVIEIAKECKRKVHVLHITSKDEIDFLAENKEHCTVEVTPQHLTLSSPECYDKLGTYAQMNPPIRTADHTAGLWGALKKGVVDVIGSDHAPHTKEEKDQGYPNSPSGMPGVQTIFPILLHHVEMGNLTILEVAKYLCFNPAKLYGLNKGHLEEGFDADITIVDMNKTVEIKNEDMASKCGWTPFNGYTYKGEINYTIVGGNIVVDHGQVSKEKFGKPISINQRKF; encoded by the coding sequence ATGGAAAAATTTGATCTAATTATTAAAGGTGGGACTTGTATCCTAGAATCTGGCCCAAAGAAGAGAGATTTAGCCGTTAAAGACGGTAAGATTCATGTCTTAGACAAAAGTGAAGACCTTAGCGCGACTAAAATTATTGATGCAAATGGAAAGCATATCTTTCCGGGATTAATTGACACTCAGGTTCATTTCAGAGAGCCTGGCCTCACTCACAAAGAAGATCTCGCCTCAGGCTCTCTAGCAGCGGTACTTGGAGGCGTTACAACATATCTAGAAATGCCCAACACTACTCCACCAACAACAACTAAAGAAGCTATTCTTGAGAAGATTTCTCTAGCAAAGAGTAAGTCTTTGGCCAACTTTGGTTTCTATATGGGCGGAACAGCGGAGAATCTTGAAGAGCTCAAGAAGGCCAAAGATATTGAAGGCTGTTGTGGTATAAAAATTTTTCTTGGCAGTTCAACAGGAAATCTTCTTCTCTATAAAAGGGATAAGCTTGAAGAAATTTTTAAAAATACTACAGGTATCATTGCCCTACACTCTGAGAATGAAGAAATGCTCGTGCAAAGAAAAAGTGTTAGAGATAATGCAACATCAGCTCATGAACACGCCAACTGGAGAAACGTAGAGACGGCGCTCACTTCTACAAAGAGAGTTATTGAAATAGCTAAGGAGTGTAAGAGAAAAGTGCACGTATTACACATTACCTCTAAAGACGAGATCGACTTTCTCGCAGAAAATAAAGAACACTGTACAGTAGAAGTTACTCCTCAACATCTCACTTTATCTTCGCCCGAGTGCTACGATAAGCTTGGTACATACGCGCAAATGAACCCTCCCATTAGAACTGCAGATCACACTGCTGGTCTTTGGGGAGCATTAAAAAAAGGAGTGGTTGACGTTATCGGCTCTGACCACGCTCCTCATACTAAAGAAGAAAAGGACCAAGGCTACCCGAACTCACCTAGTGGAATGCCTGGAGTGCAAACCATATTCCCTATCCTTCTTCACCATGTAGAAATGGGAAATCTCACGATTCTAGAAGTTGCAAAGTACTTATGCTTCAATCCAGCGAAGCTCTATGGTTTAAATAAAGGTCACCTTGAAGAGGGCTTTGATGCTGACATAACAATTGTTGACATGAATAAAACTGTCGAAATAAAAAATGAAGATATGGCCTCAAAATGTGGCTGGACACCTTTTAATGGATATACATATAAAGGCGAGATCAATTACACTATTGTAGGTGGAAATAT